One Anaerolineales bacterium DNA window includes the following coding sequences:
- a CDS encoding sulfotransferase, translating into MAKRLRVLYIMGWGRSGSTILANILGQIEGFLSVGEIRSIWDYGYSGNNPCGCGRPFHACGFWNRVLEEFYREAGPIRAERWNRICRAETRTLSGLKHFLPAFLVRHSSAAREYLSVTRGLYSALQKAGGCRVIVDSSKFPFYGNLLGWIPDIKVFLLHLIRDPRAAAFSWSHPKPQPGSPMRRIGALESAILWDIWNLSAEGFCRRAPERHLRVRYEDFLTDPQGTIGKIVRLVGESPGSLPFVADRSVLLKENHTLMGNPTRFQTGRIELSEDLRWKTGLSRRDRRITECITGVLSRRYGYLDRPAAPSLEANGVEKTRGG; encoded by the coding sequence ATGGCTAAGAGACTCCGTGTGCTCTATATCATGGGATGGGGACGAAGCGGCAGCACCATCCTGGCGAACATCCTCGGCCAGATCGAGGGATTCCTCTCCGTGGGCGAGATCCGCTCGATTTGGGATTACGGATATTCCGGGAACAATCCTTGCGGGTGCGGACGCCCTTTTCATGCATGCGGTTTTTGGAATCGCGTCCTCGAGGAATTCTACCGGGAGGCCGGGCCGATCCGCGCCGAACGCTGGAACCGGATTTGCCGCGCCGAAACGCGCACCCTGAGCGGGCTGAAGCATTTCCTTCCCGCGTTCCTCGTCCGGCATTCCTCCGCGGCACGGGAGTACCTCTCGGTCACCCGCGGGTTGTATTCGGCGCTGCAAAAAGCGGGCGGCTGCCGGGTTATAGTCGATTCATCCAAATTTCCATTTTACGGGAATCTGCTCGGCTGGATTCCGGATATAAAGGTATTTCTGCTGCACCTGATCCGCGACCCGCGGGCGGCGGCTTTCTCCTGGTCCCATCCCAAGCCGCAGCCGGGAAGCCCGATGCGCCGGATCGGCGCTTTGGAAAGCGCGATTCTATGGGATATTTGGAATCTCTCCGCCGAAGGATTCTGCCGCCGCGCCCCGGAACGCCATCTGCGCGTCCGTTACGAGGATTTTCTCACCGATCCGCAAGGAACGATCGGAAAAATCGTACGCCTGGTCGGGGAATCTCCCGGATCCCTTCCGTTTGTCGCGGATCGTTCCGTTCTGCTCAAAGAGAATCACACCCTGATGGGAAATCCAACCCGGTTTCAAACCGGCAGGATCGAATTGAGCGAAGACCTGCGCTGGAAAACCGGATTGTCGCGGCGGGACCGCCGGATCACCGAATGTATCACCGGAGTACTTTCCCGGCGGTATGGATATCTCGATCGGCCGGCCGCTCCCTCCCTCGAAGCAAATGGAGTGGAAAAAACCCGGGGCGGCTGA